A genome region from Brooklawnia propionicigenes includes the following:
- the nuoI gene encoding NADH-quinone oxidoreductase subunit NuoI yields MGAWSGFGITFRTMFRKTFTQGYPQKGEEKITAPRYHGRHQLNRWPDGLEKCVGCELCAWACPADAIYVEGADNTEEERYSPGERYGKVYQINYLRCILCGYCIEACPTRALTMTNDFKFSNRTRELMIYEKDQLLAPLLPGMEEPPHPRRLGADEKDYFLGLPPTGQPDTRTGQPAAKEAEK; encoded by the coding sequence ATGGGCGCCTGGTCAGGATTCGGCATCACCTTCAGGACGATGTTCCGCAAGACCTTCACGCAGGGTTACCCGCAAAAAGGTGAGGAGAAGATCACCGCTCCGCGCTACCACGGCCGTCACCAGCTGAACCGCTGGCCCGACGGACTGGAGAAGTGCGTGGGTTGTGAGCTCTGCGCCTGGGCGTGCCCGGCCGACGCCATCTACGTCGAAGGCGCCGACAACACCGAGGAGGAGCGCTACTCGCCCGGTGAGCGCTACGGCAAGGTGTACCAGATCAACTATCTGCGCTGCATCCTGTGCGGCTACTGCATCGAGGCCTGCCCGACGCGCGCGCTCACCATGACCAACGATTTCAAGTTCTCGAACCGGACTCGCGAGCTGATGATCTACGAGAAGGATCAGTTGCTGGCGCCTCTGCTGCCTGGCATGGAGGAGCCACCACACCCGCGCAGGCTCGGCGCTGACGAAAAGGACTACTTCCTGGGGCTTCCGCCCACCGGCCAGCCCGACACCCGGACCGGCCAGCCCGCAGCCAAGGAGGCTGAGAAGTGA
- a CDS encoding NADH-quinone oxidoreductase subunit J codes for MIPLITGQVVAFWIFAPLSIAGALGMVIARKPVHSAISLAGMMVALGCLYASLDAPFLFVAQIIVYTGAIMMLFLFTMMIVGVDTTDSLIETLRGQRVAAAIFVFAFAAFIIVVAGNGIVTGAGGLETANAGGNVEGIAKIIFGTYVFAFELTAALLMVAALAAIVLAHGESLRKRETQAERARRKTLEFAETGKDPGPLPGPGVYARHNSIEYPALLPDGSIAEKSVSPTLAIRGVAVVENDGLRAAHRAAITEFVEVQDENTGSDEAPKVAEELADPGSVERTAIETTDGDPDTPKEQ; via the coding sequence GTGATTCCGCTCATAACCGGGCAGGTGGTGGCGTTCTGGATCTTCGCGCCCCTGTCCATCGCTGGGGCCCTGGGCATGGTGATCGCCCGCAAGCCCGTGCACTCGGCGATCAGCCTGGCAGGCATGATGGTGGCGCTGGGCTGCCTGTACGCCTCGCTGGACGCGCCCTTCCTGTTCGTCGCGCAGATCATCGTCTACACCGGCGCCATCATGATGCTCTTCTTGTTCACCATGATGATCGTCGGCGTTGACACGACCGACTCCCTGATCGAGACGCTGCGCGGCCAGCGGGTCGCCGCAGCGATCTTCGTCTTCGCTTTCGCGGCGTTCATCATCGTGGTGGCCGGCAACGGCATCGTCACCGGTGCCGGTGGCCTGGAGACGGCGAATGCCGGGGGCAACGTCGAAGGCATCGCGAAGATCATCTTCGGCACCTACGTCTTCGCCTTCGAGTTGACCGCCGCCCTGCTGATGGTCGCCGCGCTGGCAGCCATCGTCCTGGCACACGGTGAGTCGCTGCGCAAGCGTGAGACCCAGGCCGAACGGGCCCGCCGCAAGACTCTGGAGTTCGCCGAGACCGGGAAGGATCCTGGTCCGCTGCCCGGCCCCGGTGTCTACGCCCGGCACAACTCGATCGAGTACCCGGCGTTGCTGCCGGACGGGTCGATCGCCGAGAAGTCGGTCTCGCCGACGCTGGCCATCCGCGGAGTCGCGGTCGTCGAGAACGACGGTCTGCGTGCCGCGCATCGAGCAGCGATCACCGAGTTCGTCGAGGTTCAAGACGAGAACACCGGCAGCGATGAGGCGCCGAAGGTCGCCGAAGAGCTCGCCGATCCGGGTTCTGTGGAGCGCACCGCCATCGAGACGACCGATGGCGATCCTGACACCCCCAAGGAGCAGTGA
- the nuoK gene encoding NADH-quinone oxidoreductase subunit NuoK yields MSPNAYVVLSAILFSIGLLGFLIRRNVLIAFMSVELMLNSANLAMVAFSYANGTLLGQVGAFFVMVVAACEVVIGLAIIMIIFKTRRSASVDDQNQLKH; encoded by the coding sequence ATGAGCCCGAACGCCTACGTTGTGCTGTCGGCGATCCTCTTCTCGATCGGGCTGCTCGGCTTCCTGATCCGCCGCAATGTCCTGATCGCTTTCATGTCGGTGGAGCTGATGCTGAACTCCGCCAACCTCGCGATGGTTGCTTTCAGCTATGCCAACGGCACTCTGCTGGGCCAGGTCGGCGCCTTCTTCGTGATGGTCGTCGCCGCCTGTGAAGTCGTAATCGGATTGGCCATCATCATGATCATCTTTAAGACCCGCCGCTCGGCCTCGGTCGACGACCAGAACCAGCTGAAGCACTGA
- the nuoL gene encoding NADH-quinone oxidoreductase subunit L: protein MPVEATGLFSYAWLMIAIPLVVSAILLLGGKATDAWGHWLGVLGALGSFVVTAVLWIQMLGAPVDQRAVHVPMFDWISVGSLDLKAALLVDQLSILFALLVTGVGSLIFIYSVGYMAHDPNRRRFFAFLNLFIVAMLTLVLADNYALLFVGWEGVGLASYLLIGFWQERHSAALAAKKAFVVNRIGDLGLLLAMFTMVALFGSVNFTEVNQAASSAGSGWLTALGLFLLLAACGKSAQVPLQSWLLDAMEGPTPVSALIHAATMVTAGVYLVVRSHSIYELTAAASLAVCIVGVVTLLAGAWIGSTKDDIKKVLAGSTMSQIGYMMLAAGIGPAGGAFAIFHLFTHGFFKANMFLGAGSVMHAMNDDTDMRHFGALRKVMPWTFITFAIGYLAIIGIPPFAGFYSKDHIVVAAWERGWYFGVLAIVGAGITAFYMTRLMMMTFFGTKRWADGVHPHESPKIMVGPLVVLSIGAAVLGMILNNSIQHWLAPPTGGHPHDAALWEIPWQGWVTLLVVLVGVAIGYLMYRGEISFEQPHTTNPIVYIGRNDLLADKFNDAVFVRGGGKAAAGVAAVDDLLVDGGVRSTATLATSLGGALGKLENGYTRSYGLTMVIGVVVVGAVLILGRLA, encoded by the coding sequence ATCCCGGTGGAAGCCACTGGGCTGTTCTCCTACGCCTGGCTGATGATCGCGATACCCCTGGTGGTGTCGGCGATCCTGCTGCTCGGCGGCAAAGCCACCGACGCCTGGGGCCATTGGCTCGGGGTACTCGGCGCGTTGGGTTCGTTCGTCGTCACGGCGGTGCTGTGGATCCAGATGCTCGGTGCACCGGTCGACCAGCGGGCGGTGCACGTGCCGATGTTCGACTGGATCAGCGTCGGCAGCCTGGATCTGAAGGCCGCCCTGCTGGTCGACCAGCTGTCGATTCTCTTCGCGCTGCTGGTGACCGGGGTCGGATCGCTGATCTTCATCTACTCGGTCGGCTACATGGCCCACGACCCGAACCGCCGTCGCTTCTTCGCATTCCTGAACCTGTTCATCGTGGCGATGCTGACGTTGGTGCTGGCCGACAACTACGCGCTGCTGTTCGTCGGCTGGGAGGGTGTCGGCCTGGCGTCCTACCTGCTGATCGGTTTCTGGCAAGAGCGGCATTCCGCGGCACTGGCAGCCAAGAAGGCCTTCGTGGTCAACCGCATCGGTGACCTCGGGCTGCTGCTCGCGATGTTCACCATGGTCGCGCTGTTCGGCTCGGTGAATTTCACCGAGGTCAACCAGGCGGCCAGCTCCGCCGGCTCCGGCTGGCTGACTGCGCTGGGTCTGTTCCTGCTGCTGGCCGCCTGTGGCAAGTCGGCCCAGGTGCCGTTGCAGTCCTGGCTGTTGGACGCGATGGAGGGCCCCACCCCGGTGTCGGCGCTCATCCACGCCGCGACCATGGTCACCGCCGGCGTCTACCTGGTGGTGCGCAGCCACTCGATCTACGAGCTGACCGCCGCCGCCTCGCTGGCGGTCTGCATCGTCGGTGTGGTCACGCTGCTGGCCGGCGCCTGGATCGGGTCCACCAAGGACGACATCAAGAAGGTGCTCGCCGGTTCGACCATGAGCCAGATCGGCTACATGATGCTGGCCGCGGGCATCGGCCCGGCCGGCGGCGCATTCGCGATCTTCCATCTGTTCACCCACGGCTTCTTCAAGGCCAACATGTTCTTGGGTGCCGGTTCGGTGATGCATGCCATGAACGACGACACCGACATGCGGCACTTCGGTGCGTTGCGCAAGGTGATGCCGTGGACGTTCATCACCTTCGCGATCGGCTACCTGGCCATCATCGGCATCCCGCCGTTCGCGGGCTTCTACTCCAAAGACCACATCGTGGTTGCGGCCTGGGAACGCGGCTGGTACTTCGGTGTGCTGGCGATCGTGGGTGCCGGTATCACGGCCTTCTACATGACCCGGCTGATGATGATGACCTTCTTCGGGACGAAGCGGTGGGCCGACGGCGTTCACCCGCACGAGTCGCCGAAGATCATGGTCGGCCCGCTGGTGGTGCTGTCGATCGGCGCCGCGGTGCTCGGCATGATTCTCAACAATTCGATCCAGCATTGGCTGGCTCCACCGACCGGCGGCCATCCGCATGACGCCGCGCTGTGGGAGATTCCGTGGCAGGGCTGGGTGACGCTGCTGGTCGTCCTGGTCGGTGTCGCGATCGGTTACCTGATGTATCGCGGTGAGATCAGCTTCGAGCAGCCGCACACCACCAATCCGATCGTCTACATCGGACGCAACGATCTGCTGGCCGACAAGTTCAACGACGCGGTCTTCGTCCGTGGCGGTGGCAAGGCCGCGGCCGGTGTGGCGGCAGTGGACGATCTCCTGGTCGATGGCGGGGTGCGCAGCACCGCAACGCTGGCCACCAGCCTGGGCGGCGCGCTCGGCAAGCTGGAGAACGGCTACACACGAAGCTACGGCTTGACGATGGTAATCGGCGTCGTCGTGGTCGGCGCGGTCTTGATCCTCGGCCGGCTGGCCTGA
- a CDS encoding NADH-quinone oxidoreductase subunit M: MSNSIPLLTILGVLPLAFALIAFVVRGKAGKQLALVGSLVTLAVGVWAFFAAGSGDLSELVPWIPQIGAWYALSLDGMGRAMVLLTVILVPIVLGAEWTLDQKKAEAHAEPRWGGNVFGALALLVEGFALFVFMSADVLLFYIFFEATLIPMFFLITGWGGAKRGRAAMKFLLFSLAGGLVMLFAVIGVYGITAGAGQPSFLIDDFASIPMSETVQKVLFAGFFIAFAVKAPMVPVHTWLPDTAEQALPGATALLVGILDKIGTFGMIRICLGMLPGASLWATPFVVVLAVISIIYGAVLAITSTNLLRLVAYTSVSHFGFMVLGIFAFTTTAMSGSIFYMLAHGFSSAALFLAVGFLLNRRGSVEIADFGGVQQLAPLLAGVFLISGLATLGLPGTANFVGEFSIMTGSWQRQTAAVVIAVLGTVLAAVYVLWAYQRVFTGQPTDEVKQSVTSDLGGREKLVIGPLIALLLLFGFYPQPMINVVEQTASTTMNVVGMTDPLPGSMGGK, translated from the coding sequence ATGAGTAACTCGATCCCCTTGCTGACGATCCTCGGTGTGCTGCCGCTGGCTTTCGCGTTGATCGCCTTCGTGGTGCGCGGAAAGGCCGGCAAACAGCTCGCGCTGGTCGGTTCGCTGGTGACCCTCGCGGTGGGCGTGTGGGCGTTCTTCGCCGCAGGTTCTGGCGACCTTTCGGAGCTGGTTCCCTGGATTCCGCAGATCGGCGCCTGGTACGCGCTCTCGCTGGACGGCATGGGCCGGGCGATGGTCTTGCTGACCGTCATCCTGGTGCCGATCGTCCTGGGCGCCGAGTGGACGCTCGACCAGAAGAAGGCCGAGGCACATGCCGAACCCCGCTGGGGCGGCAACGTCTTCGGCGCCCTCGCCCTGCTGGTGGAAGGCTTCGCACTGTTCGTCTTCATGTCGGCCGATGTGCTGCTGTTCTACATCTTCTTCGAGGCGACCCTGATCCCCATGTTCTTCCTCATCACCGGATGGGGCGGGGCCAAGCGGGGCAGGGCAGCCATGAAGTTCCTGCTCTTCTCGCTCGCCGGCGGCCTGGTCATGCTGTTCGCGGTGATCGGCGTCTACGGCATCACGGCCGGCGCCGGACAGCCCAGCTTCCTGATCGACGACTTCGCGTCCATCCCGATGAGCGAGACCGTGCAGAAGGTACTGTTCGCCGGGTTCTTCATCGCCTTCGCGGTGAAGGCGCCGATGGTTCCGGTGCACACCTGGCTGCCGGACACCGCCGAACAGGCGCTCCCGGGCGCGACCGCCCTGCTGGTGGGCATCCTCGACAAGATCGGCACCTTCGGGATGATCCGGATCTGCCTGGGCATGCTGCCCGGTGCGAGCCTGTGGGCGACCCCGTTCGTGGTGGTGCTCGCGGTGATCTCGATCATCTACGGTGCAGTGCTGGCCATTACCAGCACCAACCTGCTGCGGCTGGTCGCCTACACCTCGGTCAGCCACTTCGGGTTCATGGTGCTGGGCATCTTCGCCTTCACCACCACCGCGATGAGCGGTTCGATCTTCTACATGCTCGCCCACGGCTTCAGCTCGGCGGCGCTCTTCCTGGCTGTCGGGTTCTTGCTGAACCGCCGCGGATCGGTCGAGATCGCCGATTTCGGTGGCGTGCAGCAACTCGCCCCGCTGCTGGCGGGAGTCTTCCTCATCTCGGGCCTGGCCACCCTCGGCCTGCCCGGCACCGCGAACTTCGTCGGCGAGTTCTCGATCATGACCGGCTCGTGGCAGCGCCAGACGGCGGCCGTCGTGATCGCCGTGCTCGGTACCGTGCTGGCTGCGGTCTACGTGCTGTGGGCCTACCAGCGGGTGTTCACCGGCCAGCCCACCGACGAGGTGAAACAGTCGGTCACCAGTGATCTGGGTGGTCGCGAGAAGCTCGTGATCGGCCCGCTGATCGCGCTGCTGCTGCTGTTCGGGTTCTACCCGCAGCCGATGATCAACGTGGTCGAGCAGACGGCCAGTACCACCATGAACGTCGTAGGCATGACCGATCCGCTGCCCGGGTCGATGGGAGGAAAGTGA
- the nuoN gene encoding NADH-quinone oxidoreductase subunit NuoN — MLEEFLPAAPVLLVLLGGTIAIVFEGAVPRLVRPTVQAAWALLVLIGAFGWTLVNWSANAPQLAAMNALTLDGPAQLTWMLLLFFGALAVLLFAERRVGGGESPFAPNASAVPSSQAEREAIAARQEQTEVFPLLLFSLAGMMVFAAANDLLTMFVALEVLSFPLYVLCGMARRRRLLSQEASLKYFLLGALSSAIFLYGVALTFGYAGSFHFRDIDLAVQSNAQSPWLLLAGLALLGVGVLFKMGAVPFHNWVPDVYQGAPTPVTAFMAICTKLAATVGLLRLLYVALGSLRWDWQTALAVIAVATMVVGSLIGLIQTDVKRLLAYSSIAHAGFILVGVVGAVTTANGLADDRVGSVAAILVYLAAYGLATMGAFAIVTLVRRSGAEATSFAAWSGLGRRDPLLGVLMTIFLLSMAGIPLTGGFIGKVAVFAAAWNGGYSWLVLIAVIASLVTAGFYFHVIWVMFGPNPNDETALVSPGIGTQIVIWVGVAGTLLLGVLPGPLLDIAINSAGFIR; from the coding sequence ATGCTCGAGGAGTTTCTGCCCGCCGCACCGGTCCTGCTGGTGCTGCTGGGTGGCACGATCGCCATCGTCTTCGAAGGTGCGGTACCGCGACTGGTTCGTCCGACGGTTCAGGCGGCCTGGGCGCTGCTGGTGCTGATCGGCGCATTCGGCTGGACGCTGGTCAACTGGTCGGCCAATGCGCCACAGCTGGCCGCGATGAACGCGCTGACGCTTGACGGCCCGGCCCAGCTGACCTGGATGCTGCTGCTGTTCTTCGGAGCGCTCGCGGTGCTGTTGTTCGCCGAGCGGCGGGTCGGCGGCGGCGAGTCGCCGTTCGCGCCCAACGCGTCCGCGGTGCCCAGTTCCCAGGCCGAGCGTGAGGCCATCGCCGCCCGTCAGGAGCAGACTGAGGTCTTCCCGCTGCTACTGTTCTCGCTTGCCGGCATGATGGTCTTCGCCGCCGCCAACGATCTGCTGACCATGTTCGTCGCTCTCGAGGTGCTGTCGTTCCCGCTGTACGTCTTGTGCGGTATGGCACGGCGCCGCCGGCTGCTGAGCCAGGAAGCCTCGTTGAAGTACTTCCTGCTCGGCGCGCTCAGCTCGGCCATCTTCTTGTACGGTGTGGCGCTGACCTTCGGATATGCGGGCTCCTTCCACTTCCGTGACATCGATCTGGCCGTCCAGTCCAATGCGCAGTCGCCGTGGCTGCTGCTCGCCGGTCTGGCCCTGCTGGGCGTCGGGGTGCTGTTCAAGATGGGCGCGGTGCCCTTCCACAACTGGGTGCCGGACGTCTACCAGGGCGCACCGACCCCGGTCACTGCCTTCATGGCGATCTGCACCAAGCTGGCGGCGACCGTCGGCCTGCTGCGGTTGCTGTACGTGGCGTTGGGGTCGCTGCGCTGGGACTGGCAGACCGCGCTGGCCGTCATCGCGGTGGCCACCATGGTCGTCGGCTCGCTGATCGGCCTCATCCAGACCGATGTGAAGCGGCTGCTGGCGTACTCGTCCATCGCGCACGCCGGGTTCATCCTGGTGGGTGTGGTCGGCGCTGTCACCACCGCGAATGGTCTTGCGGACGACCGGGTCGGCTCGGTTGCCGCGATTCTGGTGTACCTCGCAGCCTACGGACTGGCCACCATGGGCGCCTTCGCGATCGTCACCCTGGTTCGTCGTTCGGGTGCCGAGGCCACCAGCTTCGCCGCCTGGTCGGGGCTGGGACGCCGTGATCCGCTGCTCGGTGTGCTGATGACGATCTTCCTGCTGAGCATGGCCGGCATCCCGCTGACCGGTGGTTTCATCGGCAAGGTGGCGGTCTTCGCGGCAGCCTGGAACGGTGGCTATTCCTGGCTGGTGCTGATCGCCGTGATCGCCAGCCTGGTGACTGCCGGCTTCTACTTCCATGTCATCTGGGTGATGTTCGGGCCGAACCCCAATGATGAGACCGCCCTGGTGAGCCCCGGAATCGGCACCCAGATAGTGATTTGGGTGGGTGTTGCCGGTACGCTTCTTCTTGGTGTGCTACCTGGCCCGCTGCTGGATATCGCGATCAACTCTGCAGGATTCATACGCTGA
- a CDS encoding polyprenyl synthetase family protein, translating to MADELFAQTVAETLALIEDRLMEATVSQYSFVTEAAQHIVSAGGKRFRPALVVTAAHLGSDFDLDEVIGAALVMELTHVASLYHDDVMDEADLRRGVSSANNRYGNSTAILVGDYLFARASREVARLGPEYVDLQAQTFAELVEGQMAETTGPLAGEDPIDHHFKVLAGKTASLIRASALFGGMVGGVSDLALDALGRFGFEIGMVFQLSDDLIDIVSDTTGKTPGTDLREGIPTLPTLLLASSPAVGDHELAERIAAGLDDDGDLAEALAALRASAVIDQTRSEIARRASVARDYLTPLPAGPAKDMLDRLCDEVVTRSS from the coding sequence ATGGCTGACGAACTATTTGCGCAAACTGTTGCCGAAACGCTTGCCCTCATCGAAGACAGGCTGATGGAGGCAACAGTTTCGCAGTATTCGTTCGTCACCGAAGCCGCCCAGCACATCGTCTCGGCCGGGGGGAAGCGATTTCGTCCGGCCCTGGTGGTGACCGCTGCCCACCTCGGCTCCGATTTCGATCTCGACGAGGTGATCGGCGCGGCCTTGGTGATGGAACTGACCCACGTCGCGAGTCTTTATCATGACGACGTCATGGACGAGGCGGACCTGCGGCGCGGCGTTTCCAGCGCCAACAACCGATACGGCAACTCGACGGCGATCCTGGTCGGCGATTACCTGTTTGCACGGGCTTCTCGTGAAGTGGCCAGGCTGGGCCCCGAGTACGTCGATCTGCAGGCGCAGACCTTCGCCGAGCTGGTCGAGGGACAGATGGCCGAGACGACCGGGCCGCTGGCCGGTGAGGACCCGATCGATCACCATTTCAAGGTGCTGGCGGGTAAGACCGCCTCACTGATCCGGGCATCTGCGCTGTTCGGGGGCATGGTCGGGGGCGTCTCGGATCTGGCGTTGGACGCCCTGGGACGCTTCGGCTTCGAGATCGGGATGGTCTTCCAGCTTTCGGACGATCTGATCGACATCGTGTCCGACACGACCGGCAAGACCCCGGGCACCGACCTGCGCGAGGGCATCCCCACTTTGCCGACGCTGTTGTTGGCCTCGTCGCCGGCGGTTGGCGATCACGAGTTGGCTGAGCGTATTGCCGCCGGCCTGGACGATGATGGCGATCTGGCCGAGGCGCTCGCGGCGCTTCGGGCCAGTGCCGTGATCGATCAGACCCGGTCGGAGATCGCCCGTCGCGCGTCGGTCGCCCGCGATTACCTGACCCCGCTGCCCGCCGGTCCCGCCAAGGACATGCTGGACCGCCTCTGCGATGAGGTCGTAACCCGTTCGTCCTAG
- a CDS encoding ABC transporter substrate-binding protein, producing the protein MTRPLHPLKALMALVAGGALLVGCSAPGAASAAAPATSQSEASADIVRPQRIVAITSETADMALLLAGPQSMAAIAVGSQSPTMGMVPDLARQVETTLPAGVTPDPEQILSYQPDLVLTTSRHGGEKTANEQLAAAGVPMITFESADFNTPEAYESALRTVGDAVGQPEKAEKYASELHDAIAEIDSQRSDKHPSVLALMARGGNVMAMSSDNMLPGLALRAGASDAAQTAGITATGTIDAELLIRANPDIILLEDFQGSGQAPFAELLANTAVQDVPAIANQNVHLIAMTEASSLAGINLPVGYRKIAELIAQ; encoded by the coding sequence ATGACACGACCTCTTCACCCACTCAAGGCGCTGATGGCCCTGGTGGCCGGCGGAGCGCTGTTGGTCGGCTGCTCGGCCCCGGGCGCGGCATCGGCCGCCGCCCCGGCCACCAGCCAATCCGAGGCGTCAGCCGACATCGTCCGGCCTCAGCGCATCGTGGCGATAACCAGCGAAACCGCGGACATGGCATTGCTGCTGGCCGGTCCCCAGTCGATGGCAGCCATTGCCGTTGGTTCCCAGTCGCCGACCATGGGGATGGTCCCCGATCTGGCCCGACAGGTCGAGACCACGCTGCCGGCCGGAGTGACTCCCGATCCCGAGCAGATCTTGTCCTACCAGCCCGATCTGGTGCTGACCACCTCGCGCCACGGCGGCGAAAAGACCGCCAACGAGCAACTCGCCGCCGCGGGAGTGCCGATGATCACCTTCGAGTCGGCGGATTTCAACACGCCCGAGGCCTATGAATCCGCACTGCGCACCGTGGGAGACGCCGTCGGACAACCCGAGAAGGCCGAAAAGTACGCCAGTGAACTGCACGATGCCATCGCCGAGATCGACTCGCAGCGGTCCGACAAGCACCCCAGCGTGCTGGCGCTGATGGCGCGAGGGGGCAACGTGATGGCGATGTCGTCGGACAATATGCTGCCAGGCCTTGCGCTGCGCGCCGGTGCCAGCGATGCGGCACAAACGGCAGGCATCACCGCCACCGGGACGATTGATGCCGAGCTGTTGATACGAGCCAACCCCGACATCATCTTGCTGGAGGATTTCCAGGGAAGCGGCCAGGCTCCCTTCGCCGAACTCCTCGCCAACACGGCCGTGCAAGATGTGCCGGCCATCGCCAACCAGAATGTGCACCTGATTGCGATGACGGAGGCGTCCTCCTTGGCCGGGATCAACCTGCCGGTCGGATATCGCAAGATCGCCGAACTCATCGCGCAGTAA
- a CDS encoding ABC transporter ATP-binding protein, translating into MSAGLSLTGLTVSYGPRTVLNELSVDLTPGRVHGLIGPNGAGKSTLVKAVLGLIAYEGSVTVSGRSLASMNPRQRARHLAYLAQETSSPADFTGRQLVEMGRYARQSRFAAMSSADERAVDAALRLTGADAWAQRPVAGTSGGERQLTGLARALAQEAPVLVLDEPISALDMSHEMAVLCLLHPWLDEDPANRLVVVVLHDLSLAARFCDDLILLTPGRHGAVIAAHGTPDDVLTVDLLRAAYGIDVDVRRSPVTDSLSVTAL; encoded by the coding sequence ATGAGTGCGGGGCTATCGCTGACCGGGCTGACGGTGAGCTATGGGCCGCGGACCGTCCTGAATGAACTGTCTGTCGATCTGACACCCGGCAGAGTCCATGGTCTGATCGGACCCAATGGAGCAGGCAAGTCCACCCTGGTGAAGGCTGTTCTCGGGTTGATCGCGTACGAAGGCTCCGTGACGGTGTCCGGGCGCAGTCTGGCCTCCATGAACCCTCGGCAACGAGCCCGGCACCTGGCCTATCTTGCCCAGGAGACTTCCTCGCCGGCCGATTTCACCGGGCGTCAGCTTGTGGAGATGGGGCGCTACGCGCGCCAGTCCCGGTTCGCAGCAATGAGTTCGGCCGACGAACGCGCCGTGGACGCCGCCCTGAGACTCACCGGCGCCGACGCATGGGCGCAGCGACCGGTAGCAGGCACCAGCGGCGGGGAGCGTCAGCTCACCGGCCTGGCCAGAGCACTGGCTCAGGAGGCTCCGGTGCTGGTTCTCGACGAACCGATCTCGGCGTTGGACATGTCACACGAGATGGCCGTGCTCTGTCTGCTGCACCCCTGGCTCGACGAAGATCCGGCGAACAGGCTCGTCGTAGTCGTCCTGCATGATCTGTCGCTGGCCGCTCGGTTCTGCGACGACCTCATCCTGCTCACTCCCGGCCGGCACGGAGCCGTGATCGCCGCTCACGGAACCCCCGACGACGTGCTCACCGTGGACCTCCTGCGGGCCGCCTACGGCATCGATGTCGACGTGCGTCGTTCGCCGGTCACCGACTCTCTCAGCGTGACCGCTCTATGA
- a CDS encoding FecCD family ABC transporter permease, translated as MILSRRQIRWLMVLAAAVTVGAVAAICIGPVNVPTSTALHAVGRMLAGTSDGARDALITQIRLPRILISILVGGGLSVAGAAMQAVFGNPLAEPGITGVSAGAAVIAAGLIVTGMVGATSWLLPVGAFVGALGATAIVQGVGYGRASRSTASLLLVGMALNSFLGAITAALIANAPDAENARSAMFWLNGDLTGRTMADVWMVVAPLMIGVSGVLFFARELNMLALGEATAQSAGVNVRLVSNLVLAFAALATAAGVAATGIIAFVGLVVPHLVRLVFGADHTFLLPASFLVGAIFLTSADTAARMIFNPVVLQTGTITSLIGAPFLLFLVLRKKDPR; from the coding sequence ATGATCCTTTCTCGTCGCCAGATCCGCTGGCTCATGGTGCTCGCCGCGGCCGTCACTGTCGGGGCGGTCGCAGCCATCTGTATCGGCCCGGTCAATGTGCCCACGAGTACCGCGCTTCATGCGGTTGGCCGAATGCTCGCGGGCACCAGCGACGGCGCACGCGACGCCCTGATCACCCAGATCAGGCTGCCGCGCATTCTCATCTCGATCCTGGTGGGAGGCGGCCTGTCGGTGGCCGGCGCCGCCATGCAGGCAGTCTTCGGCAATCCCCTGGCCGAGCCGGGTATCACCGGTGTCTCAGCCGGCGCAGCGGTCATCGCGGCCGGCCTGATCGTGACCGGCATGGTCGGCGCCACCTCCTGGCTGCTGCCGGTCGGCGCTTTCGTTGGGGCGCTGGGCGCGACCGCGATCGTCCAAGGTGTCGGCTACGGACGAGCCAGTAGGTCGACGGCTTCGCTGCTGCTGGTCGGCATGGCCCTCAACTCGTTTCTCGGCGCGATCACCGCTGCGCTGATCGCCAACGCGCCGGACGCGGAGAACGCCAGATCGGCCATGTTCTGGCTGAACGGCGACCTCACCGGGCGGACGATGGCCGACGTCTGGATGGTGGTGGCCCCGCTGATGATCGGAGTGAGCGGTGTGCTGTTCTTCGCCCGCGAACTCAACATGCTGGCGCTGGGAGAGGCCACCGCACAATCAGCAGGCGTGAACGTCCGTCTGGTGTCCAACCTGGTCTTGGCGTTCGCTGCGCTGGCCACCGCCGCGGGAGTGGCGGCCACCGGGATCATCGCCTTCGTCGGCCTGGTGGTACCGCATCTGGTGCGTCTGGTTTTCGGCGCCGATCACACCTTCCTGCTGCCGGCATCGTTCTTGGTCGGGGCCATCTTCTTGACCAGCGCAGACACCGCCGCCCGAATGATCTTCAACCCCGTGGTGCTTCAGACCGGAACCATCACCTCGCTGATCGGTGCGCCATTCCTGCTCTTCCTGGTCTTGCGCAAGAAGGATCCCAGATGA